A window of the Branchiostoma floridae strain S238N-H82 chromosome 12, Bfl_VNyyK, whole genome shotgun sequence genome harbors these coding sequences:
- the LOC118428215 gene encoding probable G-protein coupled receptor 101, which produces MDAFQNGSMFDQDFYNSTNFSTMDPAVVAAAATVPLDVGPQISRITTGLHAASLGLVLACAPIASAIVLVILFRKPQLLTISNRFVCNLLVVDLFQSLLVVPFALVSTIAQDWVFADAFCKVTAILLHLFLHVAVITVVIISVDRYLAILHPLSYNDRMTPNTSMYLIGFAWVLGAVQSTPPLYKVGSFGFDPDQLTCTVLWTNTYSFPYAIYNSLAAFWCPLVIMGLGYWQVFLAARKQHKLIYPSVKRRTLHKGIVEAAVSCAVLPGPAHNPSLAAARSRSLDDLRRPRRTFRMASRRIKRMQKDCKAAKIVFIVMATHLLSIGPHTALVLVKASIPETPVPAYAGALVICLYFLQTCLHPCVYAYVHRSIRREVALLLCRTHSAQVVPWDDQMNVNGQTSNNAGGHVRRCLSLTENMTYTAPATLPGDTFVRHSGPLPTLTETTTDVDLGHAVRKVIVVSSTASL; this is translated from the exons ATGGACGCCTTTCAGAACGGGAGCATGTTCGATCAGGACTTTTACAACAGCACGAACTTTAGCACCATGGACCCCGCAGTGGTGGCGGCGGCGGCGACAGTCCCGCTGGATGTGGGCCCGCAGATTTCACGGATCACGACGGGGCTGCATGCTGCCTCCCTCGGACTGGTGCTAGCTTGTGCTCCCATCGCCAGTGCCATCGTCCTCGTCATCCTCTTCCGCAAGCCTCAGCTTCTCACCATCAGTAACAGGTTTGTGTGCAACCTCCTAGTCGTGGACTTGTTCCAGTCGCTTCTAGTGGTCCCGTTCGCCCTGGTCAGTACCATAGCTCAGGACTGGGTCTTTGCCGACGCCTTCTGCAAAGTCACGGCCATCCTGTTGCACCTGTTCCTGCACGTCGCCGTCATCACCGTGGTGATCATCTCGGTGGACCGGTACCTGGCCATTCTGCACCCGCTGTCGTACAACGACCGCATGACCCCGAACACGTCCATGTACCTGATCGGGTTCGCCTGGGTGCTGGGAGCCGTGCAGAGCACACCGCCGCTGTACAAGGTGGGCAGCTTCGGCTTCGACCCGGACCAGCTGACCTGCACCGTCCTGTGGACCAACACGTACAGCTTCCCTTACGCCATCTACAATTCACTAGCTGCCTTCTGGTGCCCGCTGGTCATCATGGGCCTGGGGTACTGGCAGGTGTTCCTGGCCGCCAGGAAGCAGCACAAGCTCATCTACCCCTCCGTGAAGAGACGGACTCTGCACAAGGGGATTGTGGAGGCCGCGGTGTCGTGTGCCGTGCTCCCCGGGCCCGCTCACAACCCGTCCCTGGCGGCGGCTCGATCGCGGTCCCTGGACGACCTGCGCCGCCCCCGCAGAACCTTCCGCATGGCGTCCCGGCGCATCAAGAGGATGCAGAAAGACTGTAAGGCGGCAAAGATCGTCTTCATCGTCATGGCCACGCATCTGCTGAGCATAGGGCCGCACACGGCCCTGGTGCTGGTCAAGGCCAGCATTCCGGAGACACCCGTCCCGGCCTACGCTGGGGCGCTGGTCATCTGCCTGTACTTCCTACAGACCTGCCTGCACCCCTGTGTGTACGCCTACGTGCACCGCTCCATCAGGAGGGAGGTGGCCCTGCTGCTGTGCCGCACCCACTCCGCACAG GTGGTGCCGTGGGACGATCAGATGAACGTCAACGGCCAGACGTCCAACAACGCCGGCGGACACGTGCGGCGCTGCCTGAGCCTGACGGAGAACATGACCTACACGGCCCCGGCCACCCTGCCGGGGGACACGTTCGTCAGGCACTCGGGACCGCTGCCCACCCTCACCGAGACAACCACGGACGTGGACCTGGGACACGCCGTCAGGAAGGTGATCGTGGTGTCTTCAACCGCGTCCCTGTGA